AAGTACGTCGGCGAGCTCGCCGAGGTGCCCCAGCTGTTCCCGCCGGGCGCGATGTTCTCCTACAACAACGCAGGCTTCTGCCTGCTCGGCCGGCTGGTCGAGGTGGTCCGTGACCGTCCCTACGACGACTGCCTGCGCGACCACCTGCTGAGGCCGCTCGGCGCCACCCACACGGCGTGCGATCCCTACGAGGCGGTGCTGCACCGGGTGGCGGTCGGCCACGTCGCCACCGACGCGGGCCTGGCTCCGACGACGACCTGGGCGCTGGCGCGGTCCAACGCGCCGGCGGGCTCGATGCTGGCCATGAGCGCAGGCGACCTCGACCGCTTCGCCCGGATGCACCTCGCCGGCGGTCGCGGCATCCTCGACACCGAGCAGGTGCGGTCGATGCAGGAGGCCCAGGTCGACCTGCCGGACATCGGCCAGGGCCGTGCGTGGGGCCTGGGGTGGGAGCTCTTCGACGTCCCCGGCGCCGTCGTCGTCGGCCACGACGGCAACACGATCGGCCAGTCGGCGTTCCTGCGCCTGCTGCCCGACCACGACCTCGCCGTCACGCTGCTCACCAACGGCGGGCCCGCCAAGCCGCTGTGGCGTGCGGTCGCCGGCCACGTGGTCCGGGAGCTGGCGGGCATCGAGCTGCCTGCCCCGCCGGCCCCGGCCGACCCGCCGGTCCCGCTCCCCGAGGCCAGCCGGTACGTCGGCCGCTACACCTCGATCGTCGGCGAGACCGTCGTGAGCGCGGACGCCGCGGGCCGGCTGTGGCTGGACCGGACGCCGCTCGGCGTGCTCGCGGAGATCGACGAGCCGTCGTACCGGACGGAGCTGGTGGGCTGGCGGGGTGACACGCTGTGGCCCGTCGAGCCGGAGGGCGGCACCCACCAGCCGGTGGCCTTCCTGGGCGACGACGGCGCCGGCCGGGCGGCGTACCTGCACACCGGACGAGCGGACCGGAGGGCCGATGACGGACGCAGCTGAGCTCCACCACCGCGCGGTGGTGGCCGACACCCACAACGACCTGCTGTGCGCGGTCGTGGCCCGGCCGGTGGACCGCTGGGCGTCGTACTTCCGGGAGAACTGGCTGCCGCAGCTGCGCGCCGGCGGCGTGGACATCCAGACGCTGCCGGTCTTCGTCGAGGACGCCTACCGCCCGGAGGGTGCGCTGCGTCGCACGCTGCGGATGGTGGAGGCCGCGCACCGCGTGGCCGAGGGGTGCCCAGCGGACACGCTGCTGTGCCGTGACGGCACCGACCTGGACGCCGCGCTCGAGTCCGGGCGGATCGCGCTGGTGCTGGCGCTCGAGAGCGCCCCCGGGGTGGGGGAGGACGTCGAGCTGCTGGGCACGCTGTTCCGGCTCGGCGTCCGCGTCGCGTCGTTGGCCCACTTCGGGCGCACGGCGCTCGCCGACGGGAGCGGGGAGGACGGGACCGGCAGCCGCCTGACCCGAGCCGGTGTCGCGGCGCTCGCGGAGATGGAGCGGCTCGGCATGCTGTTCGACATCAGCCACCTGGGCGCCACCGGCGTCGACCACGTCCTCGAGCTGGCGACCCG
Above is a genomic segment from Nocardioides aromaticivorans containing:
- a CDS encoding serine hydrolase domain-containing protein; translated protein: MASLNAIDGWLREELPGLLTRYGVVGASVAVSRGEEVAEQAAGLLSTATGVPATTDSVFQIGSVTKVLTATLVLQLVAEGAVDLDRPVRTWLPELSLGDAEAADRITVRQLLSHTSGFEGDVFTDTGKGDDCIEKYVGELAEVPQLFPPGAMFSYNNAGFCLLGRLVEVVRDRPYDDCLRDHLLRPLGATHTACDPYEAVLHRVAVGHVATDAGLAPTTTWALARSNAPAGSMLAMSAGDLDRFARMHLAGGRGILDTEQVRSMQEAQVDLPDIGQGRAWGLGWELFDVPGAVVVGHDGNTIGQSAFLRLLPDHDLAVTLLTNGGPAKPLWRAVAGHVVRELAGIELPAPPAPADPPVPLPEASRYVGRYTSIVGETVVSADAAGRLWLDRTPLGVLAEIDEPSYRTELVGWRGDTLWPVEPEGGTHQPVAFLGDDGAGRAAYLHTGRADRRADDGRS
- a CDS encoding dipeptidase, which produces MTDAAELHHRAVVADTHNDLLCAVVARPVDRWASYFRENWLPQLRAGGVDIQTLPVFVEDAYRPEGALRRTLRMVEAAHRVAEGCPADTLLCRDGTDLDAALESGRIALVLALESAPGVGEDVELLGTLFRLGVRVASLAHFGRTALADGSGEDGTGSRLTRAGVAALAEMERLGMLFDISHLGATGVDHVLELATRPVIATHSSARALRDHHRNLTDEQIRGVAAGGGVVCVNFFAPFLHPTDHTVDRLVDHIEHITSVAGVAHVGLGPDFLKEVLADTTPPCCEGAVVEGVPSDVYLPGLEGPAGLPLVTSALLRRGWAEEDVLAVLGGNVRRLYVEHLGLPA